One stretch of Esox lucius isolate fEsoLuc1 unplaced genomic scaffold, fEsoLuc1.pri scaffold_44_arrow_ctg1, whole genome shotgun sequence DNA includes these proteins:
- the LOC117594212 gene encoding uncharacterized protein LOC117594212 codes for MYTQKLERYKHDIAERHCGFRTYTGTLLIREQDSDYRKRIWSNTIETNPVRGMGDIIEYNLQSEERAEGFLMMIRKTNQMLYQALETFGEKGKFVRKPPPAVALTDTVRAALGEKVKALWYVNQNPVYNRGTGTIWPALEKLKEHEQLLPEEIAVFEIKRKDTVAMMKYLEDMSKDTTIPEPNRRFIFLSWAYPDVSSQLYMPGTPPYHSTLLDVYVIV; via the exons ATGTATACCCAAAAATTGGAGAGATACAAGCACGACATAGCAGAGAGGCATTGTGGCTTCCGTACATATACAGGCACTCTCCTGATTCGGGAACAGGACAGCGACTATCGGAAACGAATCTGGTCTAATACTATAGAGACCAATCCGGTGAGGGGGATGGGGGATATTATCGAATACAACCTCCAGAGCGAGGAACGTGCTGAGGGCTTCCTCATGATGATACGCAAGACAAATCAGATGTTATATCAAGCCCTGGAAACGTTCGGGGAGAAAGGGAAATTTG TCAGGAAACCCCCTCCCGCTGTGGCACTGACGGACACCGTGCGCGCAGCACTCGGGGAAAAGGTGAAAGCTCTATGGTACGTGAATCAAAACCCTGTTTACAACCGGGGGACCGGGACCATCTGGCCCGCTCTAGAGAAACTGAAGGAACATGAGCAACTGCTTCCTGAGGAAATAGCAGTGTTCGAGATAAAACGCAAGGATACCGTTGCTATGATGAAGTACCTGGAAGACATGAGCAAGGACACTACCATCCCAGAACCCAACCGCAGGTTCATCTTCCTG tcctgggcctaccccgatgTTTCCTCACAGCTAtacatgcctggaacacctccctaccACTCCACCTTACTAGATGTCTATGTGATTGTATAG